The Apostichopus japonicus isolate 1M-3 chromosome 10, ASM3797524v1, whole genome shotgun sequence genomic sequence TGCCTTCCACTACCTCACATCAAAGGCTGCGTAAGAGGAAACTGTTAATGGATGAGATGGCTGGGTAGGTGACAACACTATGATTCTATCGCCCCGTCCGGCACCCTCTTACACGTATAAGGCAATGTATTAACAGACAAATCACACCCTCACATCATCCAACAAGCCTCCGCTGTAGACTATACGCCTGTGCTTCTTTTTGAAGTCGAAAGCACTGACAATTAAAAGATTTTAATGATTATGTAAACTTAATGTCTTCATATTGGGGATATAACGTTAATACATGCACTTCTATTTTGTAAAGAATAGATAGGCTGTTCTCTCTCAAAAGTAGCCGTGTAACCGGCAATAATTAGAATTAATTGTAATAGTTGTATTCTTGAGGGAAAAAAAAGTCGTTTCATATGATAAATTTACAATGACTTGAAAACAATTGTTGTTctttgttataaacttgtttcaGCAGGGGTCCCTGATCAACTTTTACTACGGTTCGCCATTTCCATAGTAGGATTCTTGGAGAGGGGTTTTGTATAAAAACAGCATGcgctgtttttttgttttttttgggggggggggtaatttggagggggtggggtgggggttagaGGCAGAAgcctttctttctctcttactctctctctctctctctctttgatgGAGTAGTGTACTTGAATGTATTTGACAAATAACTTGACTACACTGCGACCTGAGTTATATACAGACAGTCGAAACGAACATAAATCGAACCCTTTGGCAAGACTTTTTATGAACAATATTTACTACATATTGTATTATCTATTGTaataaaaatgagaataaatttacattaaaagGTTCTAAAGAGTAGATAATTCACAGAAAAGTTCCTTTCGCttcccctttttcttttctttttatggtTTGGGGAGAGGTGGTGAAAATCTATTTCCCCTTTCCACATTACAAGAGAAActttatatatacatcaaaGTAGCACTCAATttcacatttcatcatcatcaaaccCACCAGCTTAATCGTGCAGAAGTGTTATCTAATTTGATCGACTTGGGGTGAATACGAAATGATATCGCAAAGCATGAAGTGTTTCTTGACTATCGTGGTGTTATATATGGGCCAAGCAGCCTATGCTACCAAGGCAACACCTGATCGATGCTGCATCCAAGCTGAACAGTTTCAGACTAGCTTTGGTGAGTTTTAATCTATATCTTGTCAAATAGATAGAAATCCGAATCAATATATTGACCTATCCCAAAAGTTATAGCAACAGTATAGATAACCTAGTCTAGTACTTTACATATACGGATCGGGCGGAAGCTGTTTCTGTCAATAAATGTTTAGACAATAATCTAAGGCTGCTGGTGCATTAATGGATTAAGCGGTAAAAAACGAGCTTTTAAACTAATATTACTGACTTATTCATAGCGCACGATAGATAATCTTCAATGACCAATGGCAAATTAACGATCATTGTGATAATGTGATAATCTCTCCAGTATGAAAAAGAAACTTGCATAGTCATATCATAAACAAGCAGAACAGAAAATTTACAATATCTTTCAAAATACTTCATGAATTATGTCGACAAGCTACAGTCGTTCTCGATTCCAGTGGCAAATAAATCATTGAGAAGAACCACAATGCCACCAATTGCCCTGCTGTGGCATTCGATAAACACCAACAACAAACCTTGATATCACGTGATCAGATTCGACTTCTGCAGGGCACAGTTTAATGGACCTACATGACACAGGAACTGGGCCTGCATTACACAGTATGCTGTGCCTGCAGGACACAGCTTACTGGGCCTATATGGCACATTTTACCGGGCCTACAGGACACGTTATAATGGGCCTACAGGACACGTTAAACAGAGCCTACATTACACAGCATACTCGGCCTATTGGACACAGTATACTGGGCGGACATGACACAGTATACTTGGCCTACAGGACACAGCTTACTGGGCCTATATGGCACATTTTACTGGGCCTACAGGACACGCTATAATGGGCCTACAGGACACAGTAAACAGAGCCTACAGGACTGCAGCATACTGGGCCTATTGGACACAGTATACTGGGCGGACATGACACAGTATAATTGGCCTGCAGGGCACAAATTGCTAGGCCTACGGGCCCTGCTGGCAGTGAATCATGCAGCCATGGTCAGACACATGTGTATgcttaaatttttctttcaggtgTATTAAAAACATCATATGATCAGTACGAAGAAGTACTTCTTACTTGCGCCTTTGATTTCAAGAGTAACCAGTTTGGGTGTGATGTGGACTATGATTCTTACCGAATCAAAACATATCTGCTGGTAGATAAGGTAAGGAgaaacttttatttatttgatcGACCAGAAAAATCTCATTCAATTAACATTGAAGAAACTTGCTGGTAAACTCCAGTTCCTCGGATTCGTATCTGTTTGCTTGTTTACGTTTGAgctactttctttttttttcatcatgaaGGTTTTAAGTAGGTCAAATACGTTTACTTTGATCCGGTTAATAAGTCATGCctgaaacatattttatttttacatagACAGTTTCAGAAGGGCTTTACACATTCTCAACTTATTTGCACGAGACATGTAACCACAAAAGGTTTTTCTTTACATCGTTAAGAGTTGTTGCGGCCACGTCAAGTTCATTTGTATTTCAGTTATATTTGCTTCTTCTTACCCTTAccattttaataatattcagTAGTCTGCTTTAGGGGAAATGTTTTTGCTAACCTGTATGCTTCCCGTGCTTCCCTGGAAGGGGAGGTGATACTGATAACATATTCTgaaatttcgataaaaaataatcatagaAAGGAACACAAATCAACATGTCGCTCGATTAACAAAACAGATGTTTTCGGAATTGCTAACAGTAAAACAACCAAGTACTTTATacgattttgttttcattatggCATGGGACATTTATCATTTATGGAAAGGGACACATTTTTGCTTATCCCCACCCAATCGCCTCGGCCGACCCTGGCTCTGTCTAATCCTGCCTGTACAGTGTCCGTATTGTTTTCTATTGCATAACCAGGACGTTGAGTACATCGTCAGTGAGGATTCAACATGCCTTGTACTGTCGGCCGATCCAGCTCCTCTCCGATGTGTTCCAGGTAGGAATCTTCATAATCTAGAAAGATGGTCTGCAAACTCTGCAAACGTCCGAAATTTATCTATAGTTTTCGGCGGTCGTCGACTATTACTTGAGTTTTCTAGGAAAACAGACATAGATCTAGATATAGCTACATTCGCAAGTATGAAATGTTAACAACAACTTTTTGTCTAAAATCTCCTCCAACTGGTCATGGTATCGTTTGTTGAATACGATTAAGTGGAACGTTCATTCGTTGTTTTCATGCAGTAAAGTTCCTACACGTGGTACATCAGTGGAGTGCATTATTATCCAAGCATGGATTCACGGggtgtgcccccccccccccccctttcaaccCAAATACACACAAATCACAATCTTGCGTGTAGACCTTGCGTGTGCAACATTTCACGTTTAGAATTGTCTCCAtttctttgagggggggggggagcaaggTGGAACCCTTACATAGGGGAATAGTTGGTTTCAAAGAGCTCAGGGCCATACCCCTTTCTTTGTTAAATTCTGTTATCCAGTACATCGGATGAAGTAAGTGTCTACAGGGACTCTAAGGTCAAGGACTCAAGGGGGCCAGGAAGGTCACGGAGCCCTTGTGATCAATTCCAAGCTTCTGATTTCGTGTTGTGCATGCCAGGCAAACTTCATAGGGAGGGGAGGAGGCGGCGAGCAAGGAATGGAATGAAGTATGGCAAATCAAAGCCCCAATTGGTTGCTTTCA encodes the following:
- the LOC139975380 gene encoding uncharacterized protein, whose protein sequence is MISQSMKCFLTIVVLYMGQAAYATKATPDRCCIQAEQFQTSFGVLKTSYDQYEEVLLTCAFDFKSNQFGCDVDYDSYRIKTYLLVDKDVEYIVSEDSTCLVLSADPAPLRCVPDTLNYVTSFALGNQALLVDTWTFNSYDGNVAYVTTGRKDCTPVSMATITREEGYQEGFSTSYGTAMNFTDSVSDPDYWFVPPASCSNATQQVPKPFLKRLNVLKRLRAATFFL